The sequence below is a genomic window from Streptomyces sudanensis.
ATCTGCGACTTCTTCTTCGCGATCGCCGGCTCGTTGATCGGGAACTTCACCTTGAGGGTGCCGTCCGCGACGACCTTCGACATGAGCGCGGAGTACTCGGTGGCGATGTCGTCGCCCACGAACTCCTTCATGTTGGTGAAGCCCATGACCTTGTTGTAGAAGGCCACCCACTCGTTCATCTTGCCGAGCTCGACGTTGCCGACGCAGTGGTCGATGGCCTGGAAGGTCCGCTTGGCCGGCGGCTCGACGATCGGGGACGCCTCCACGTAGCCGGGCAGGTACGGGCCCGTGTAGCGGGAGCGGTCGACCAGCGTGTGGCGGGTCTTGCCGTACGTGGCGATGGCGGCGAGGACGACGGTGCCGTGCTCGTCCTCGACCTCGTACGGCTCCTCGATGCCGGTGGCGCCGTGCTCGACCGCGTACGCGTACGCCTTGCGGGCGTCCGGGACCTCGATGGCGAGGTCGACGACGCCGTCGCCGTGCTCGGCGACGTGCTCGGCCAGGAAGCGGCCCCGGTCGGTGGACGCCTTGATGACGGAGGTCAGCACGAAGCGGGCGGCGCCGTTCGTCAGTACGTAGCTGGCCGTCTCGCGGCTGCCGTTCTCCGGGCCGGAGTAGGCGACGAGCTTCATGCCGAAGGCCGTGGAGTAGTAGTGCGCGGCCTGCTTGGCGTTGCCGACGGCGAAGACGACCGCGTCCATCCCCTTCACCGGGAAGGGGTCGGCCTGCCGGGCGGTGCCGGGGGTGTCATGCAGAGTCTCAGTCATATCCGCAGGTTCCCCCCGTTCCACAAGCTGCGCAATACTTTGCGTTTCCTCTGGTCAATCTGCCCAGCCGGACAGCGGATCGATCGGACGTTGTGTACAGGATGACCATTGAAAGGCGGACGAGGTGATCGATCATCTGGACGGCAGGCTCATCGCCCTGCTCGCGCGGGAGCCCAGGATCGGGGTGCTGGAGGCGTCGCGGCGGCTGGGGGTGGCGCGCGGCACGGTCCAGGCGCGCCTGGACCGGTTGCAGGCGAACGGCGTGATCAGGGGCTTCGGGCCGGAGGTGGACCCGGCGGCGGTGGGGTACCCGGTGACGGCGTTCGCGACGCTGGAGATCAAGCAGGGGCAGGGCGCGGACGTCCGGGAGCACCTGGCGGGCGTGCCGGAGGTGCTGGAGCTGCACACGACGACGGGCCACGGCGACATGCTGTGCCGTCTGGTGGCCCGTTCGAACGCGGACCTCCAGCGGGTGATCGACCGGGTGGTGGGCTTCGACGGGATCGTCCGCGCCTCGACGGCGATCGTGATGGAGAACCCGGTGCCGCTGCGGATCATCCCGCTGGTCGAGCAGGCCGCGGCGGACACCGCTCCCCCGCCGCCCCGGCGCGGCTGACCCGGCCGGGCGGCACGAGGGGGCGGCGCGNGGGGCGGTGTCCNNNNNNNNNNNNNNNNNNNNNNNNNNNNNNNNNNNNNNNNNNNNNNNNNNNNNNNNNNNNNNNNNNNNTTAAGGGGANNTCGANNNGTGAGNGNTGGGTGNGGTCGGCGGGGTCGGGTCGGCGGCAGGGGTTGCGGTCCGGAAGTGGCGCGGACCGGGCCGGCAGAAAGGGACGCGGACGCGGGCCGGGCCGGCAAGAGGGAAGGCAGACGCGGGCCGGGTCAGCAGGAGGGGACGCGGGCGCCGTCGTCGAGGGCCTTCAGGGACGTGACGGCGTCCTTCAGCGTCGTCACCGGGATCAGCCGCATCCCGTCCGGCCGGGTCGCCAGGGCGTCGTCGCACTCGGCCTTCGGCACGAGGAACACCGTCGCCCCGTCCCGTGCGGCGGCCTGCGTCTTGAGCGACACGCCGCCGACCGCGCCGACCCTCCCGTCGGGGTCGATCGTCCCCGTGCCGGCGACGACCTCGCCGCCGGTGAGGTCGCCGCCCTCGCCGTCGCCGGCCAGCTTGTCGACGATGCCGAGGGAGAACAGCAGCCCGGCGCTGGGGCCGCCGACATCGGCGAGGTGCAGCTCCACCTCGACGTCCTCACCGCTCCGGCCGAGGTGCCCGAGCGCGGCGGTGACGGCGCTGTTCTGGGACTTCCGCATCTGGCCGAGGTTGTGCTTCTCGATCTCCCGGTCCGACTTGCCCGACGGGTAGACGGAGTCGCGCGGCAGTACGGCCCGGTCGCTGCGGAACCAGGCGCGTACGACCTCCCCGAGGCCGATGTCGGCGCGCGGCGCGGTGGCCAGGATCGTGGTCATCCGCAGCTGCCCGCTGGTCTTCCGCACGGGAGCCCCGGAGATGGTGATCACGGGCCGTCCCTTGTGCGCCCCGAGCACGTCCGCCGTCGATCCGGGCAGCGCGATCGTGAACGGCAGCGGCGCGAACGCGGCCGCCGCGAGCAGCGCGAGCACGGGCAGGGCGCACAGGAGCAGGGCACGGGGCCGCGAGAGACGGGAGAGCACGGACCCAATCTATCGGCCCGCCGCACACCGGGGCGGGCCCGCTCCGTCGTGCGGCGGGCCCGCGGAGGGCGGGGCGGCGCGGAAAAGCGGGCGGGCAGGTGTGAGCGGCCGAGTACGGGCAATCCGGGTGGGAGCGCTCCCGACGCGGATTCCGCTCCAGAAGCGGCCATCCCCGCGCTCCCGCCGCTCCGAAGCGGCCACCCCCGAGCGCCCACCGCTCCCTTTTCTCCGGGTATGCGATGAATGTGGACCGGGAACCGGCCAAAAATTGGCCAGTCGGATTCTTCACCTGTTTTGAATGCGCGGGAACTCGCCATGATGATCAGGAAAGCAAGATCACCCAATCCCGTAATTCACCTGAAGGTGATGGATGGACCACATCTCTTATGTGCAGGCAGACCCGGACTTCTATCGCCCCCTCTATGAGGCGAAAGACCTGGGTCAGTCGTACGAGGCTCGGTGCGTCCCGCTTTCCTGGGATCGCAAGCAGATGTTCTTCTGGTCCGTCTACAAGCCGCCGAAGACCACCATCGCGACCCACGGATGGAAAGTGCACGTGTCCGCCGACCTGTCGCGGGCGCAGGAAGTCCTGGACATAGCGGCGGCCGTCTGCGTGCGGCAGAACATCGCCTTCAAGCACCTCGGTACGCGCGCCTATTTCCTCATGCTGCACCACAAGCACGCCCCGAGGTCGCAGAACGGGAAGTTCATAGCCGCCTATCCTCCGGACGAGGAGGCTTCCAGAAGGCTCATGGAAGAACTCCACGCCGCCCTCCCCGGCGAAACCGGGCCCTACATCCTGGGTGACCGGCGCTGGCGGGACTCGCGGGTGGTCTCCTACCGGTACGGGGCGTTCGAGACGATCCCGGTGATCCAGCCCGACGGTTCCGAGCAGCTCATGGTCCCGGACGGTTCCGGCAAGCTCGTCCCCGACGTGCGCGGCCTGTCGTTCACCCTGCCCGAAGGCATCGAGGACCCGTTCGCCGCGCAGACCAGGCCGCTCAGGCACCACACGGCCACCTCCGCGCCCAAGCCCCGGAGCGTGTCCTTCGAGGGCATCGTGTTCGACAGGCTGCTCAGGCACTCGAACGGGGGCGGCGCCTACCTCGCGACTGTCCAGGAGACGGGCGAGAAGGTCTTCGTGAAGGAGGCCAGGGCGCATTCCGGCCTCTATCCCGACGGAACGTCGTCGCCGGACCACCTGGCGCACGAGAACAGGATCCTGCGGGCCCTGGACACCCGCGTCCCGGGAGTGGCGCCCAGGCCGGTGAAGTTCTTCCGGCGCTGGGAGCACACGTACCTGGTCACCGAACTGGTTCGCGGCGTCTCCCTGCTCGAATGGGTCACGAATTACCATCCGATGTTCACGGTCTCCCCGGACCGCGAGTACTACCAGGCGTACTGGGACCGCTGCGCTCGCATCGTCGAGCAGGTCTCGGAATCCCTGGAGCGGCTGCACGAAGCCGGTTTCGTGTTCCTCGACGTCAGTCCCCGCAACGTGCTCGTGGACGACGACGACACCGCGCGCCTCATCGATTTCGAGACCGCGGAGGAAATCGGCAACCCGCTCAGCCTGTTCGGCACCCCGGGGTATTTCCCCACCCTGCCGGCCGGGGAACTCGACGAAGTGATGCGGAAGGATCCCACGTACTGCGACAGGTACGGGCTCGCGGCCCTGGCCCGGCTGCTGACCTTCGGCATGAAGACCCACGTCATCCAGCGGGAGCCCGCGGCGCTCGACCACCTGGGCGACCTCATGCACCGCGACTCGGGGATGCCCGTCCCGGACGTGCTCCGGCGGAAGGCCACCGAGTTCATCCCCGTCGGGGCCCCGACGAAGCTGCCGTCGCCCGACGAGGTGCGAAGCGACCCCCTGGACAGCCTGGGACGGCTCAGGGACGCGACCGCCGACGCGATCCTCGCCGCGGCGACCCCGGAGGGCCGCGTCGTGTTCCCCACCGTGCCGCGCGCGTACTACGCCCACCCGCACGCGGTCGTCTACGGGACCGCGGGCGTCCTGCACGCCCTGCGGCTGGCCGGCCGCGACGTCCCGGACGAGGTGCTGTCGCGGTTCCGGCGGGAGGGCCTCGAAGGGGGCGCGACCGCGGCCCCGGGCCTGCACTCCGGCAGTGCGGGCATCGCCTGGGTGCTCGCCGACCACGGAATGGTCGAGGAGGCCAACGCGCTGCTCGCGGAGGCGGAACGGCACCCCATCCTCACCCGCGTGGCCACCCTGGGCGAGGGAGCGGCGGGAGTCGCCCTGACGCACCTGGCCCTGTACGGGCACGACAGGGACGAGGCGCACCTCGACGCGGCCCGGCGGATCCGCGCGTCGATCCCGTCCGGCCCGGACATCAGCGGCTCGCTGGAGACCGAGGGCGCGACCGGCCTCCTGCACGGGCGGGTGGGCATAGCGCTGCTCGACCACTACCTGTACACGCTCCTGGGCGACGAGGAGGCGAAGCGGAACGGGCTCGCGCTGCTGCGCGAGGAGGCGGCCCAGGCCGACCCCTACCCGGGCGGCGGCATCGGCTTCCGCGTCTCCGCGGAGGACCAGCGGCTCTACCCCTACCTCTACCGGGGGTCCGCGGGGTTCGCCTCCGTGGCCGCGCGCTACCTCCCGGTCGCCGACGAGGACCTGGCGAGGTCGGTCGACGAGGCGATGCGCGCCACGACCATCGCGAGCACCTACTACGCGGGCCTCTACGAGGGCCAGTCGGGGCTGGTCTTCGCGCTGTGCGAACACGCCTCCCTCACCGGCTCGGCGACGAGCCGCGCGGCCGCGCTGAAGACCGCGCAGGCCCTCTTCTGCCACGCCGTCTCCGGTGGCACCGGCGCCCACTTCCACGGCGAGTACCTCATGCGCTTCAGCACGGAGCTGTGGAGCGGCTCCGCCGGCGTCCTCCTCGCGCTGACCCGGCTGCTGGACGACACGCAGGACGCCTTCTTCACCCTGGACGGCCTGACGAAATAGGCAGCCGCGAGCCCGAGGGCCCGCTGCCTCACCACGCTTCCTTTCCCGTCCGGGAAAGGAGATTCCAACCGATGAAAGGACGGCGAAAATGGCTGCCAACGAAATGATGGAAGAGGTTCTGGCCCTGCAGCTCCTGGAGAGCGAGACGCCGACGCACGACCGCCTCGCCGCTTCCGGCCTGTGCACCAGCACCAGCGCCAGCACCGGCTGCACCGGCTTCTGACCGGCGCAGACCACTGAGTGACCCTCGGGGGCCCGGACCGACCGTCCGGGCCCCCGAGCAGCGATGCCGTTCGACGAAAACGCGAGCCAGGAGGACGAATTGCTCTTTTCCCTTTTCTTCGTGGGCCAACTCTCCGACCCCACACCGGAACGAGAGCAGCAGATGCTGAAGGACTCCGTCGAGCAGGCCGTGTTCGCCGAGCGGATGGGGTTCGACCGCATCTGGGCCGTGGAGCACCACGGGCTGGAGGGGTACTCGCACATGAGCGCCTCCGAGATCTTCCTGACCTGGGTGGCCGCCCGTACCGAGCGCATCCGCATCGGGCACGGCGTCGTCACCATGCCGTTCGCCTACCAGCACCCGGTCCGCGTCGCCGAGCGCACCGCCATGCTCGACGTCCTGTCCGGCGGGCGCCTGGACGTGGGTGCCGGGAACGGCGCCAGCGACCAGGAGATGTCCCTGTACGGAGTCGACCGCGAGAACGCGCGCGCCCAGGTGCGCGAGGCCCTCGACATCCTCACCGGGATCTGGCGGAGCGACCACCGGTTCGAATGGCACGGATCCCTCGACATCGGACCCGGTGCCGTACTGCCGAGGCCCGTCCAGCGGCCGCACCCGCCCCTCTTCCTGGCGTGCAGCAGGGAGGAGGCCATGCGGACGGCGGCGAAACTGGGGATCGGGGCGCTCGTCCTCGGTTTCGGCGGCCCCGAGATGACCCGCCTCAGACGTGCCGCGTACGACGCCGCGTGCGCCGCGCGCACCCCCGAGGACCTCCTGTCCTCCACCGTCAACGACCACTTCGCGGTCGTCTGCCCCACCATCGTGCTCGACGACGCCGAACAGGCGCGCACCATCGGCCTGCGCGGGCAGCAGTTCTTCGTGGAGTCGTCGCGCCACTGGTACGGAGGGGGCCGGCCGCCCGAGCAGGACCCGGCGGCGGACGGGCGGGCCGCCCTCGAAAGGACCAGGCAGGAGGTCCTCGACGAACTGCACGCCCACGGGGTCCCGTTCAGGTCCGAGTACGTGGCGGCCTACAACACCGACCACCCCTACGGCACCGCCGACGCGGCGGTGAAGCGCGTCGAGGAACTGGCCGACGCGGGGGCGGACGAGGTGATCTGCCTGGTGCAGATGGGGACCGTGCCGCACCACGTGTGCATGGAGACCATCCGGCAGTGGGGGGAGAAGGTCATTCCGCACTTCCGCTCCGGACGGTGACCGCGGCCGGCCCGGGGACGCGCACCGGGGCGCCCGGCGCCCGCCGGTGATCTCCCGCCGGGCCCCGGCGCGCCCACCGGGCGCGGTACGCCGGCCGGCCGCGGCCGTCCCCGCCGGGGCTTCCCGCCCCTCGGCCNNGCCCGCACCGCCCGCACCGGGCGGAGCGGGCCCGGCGGGCCGGGACGACGCGGGCGGTCCCGCGAGGGCCGGGCGGGGCGGACGCGGCCGGGAAGCCGTTCGACGCCCCCGGCAGGACAACGGGGGCCAATGCCGCGCGGGCGCAGGACCGGCGGGCCCGGTGCCACATACACGGCAGGAGGCGGGGCCGATACCGCGCGGGCAGGAGGCGGGGCCGGTACCGCGCGGGCAGGAGGCGGGACCGGGGTTCGCGCGGGTCAGCGCAGGGCGTCCGCCACCTCGCGGGC
It includes:
- a CDS encoding Lrp/AsnC family transcriptional regulator — protein: MIDHLDGRLIALLAREPRIGVLEASRRLGVARGTVQARLDRLQANGVIRGFGPEVDPAAVGYPVTAFATLEIKQGQGADVREHLAGVPEVLELHTTTGHGDMLCRLVARSNADLQRVIDRVVGFDGIVRASTAIVMENPVPLRIIPLVEQAAADTAPPPPRRG
- the lanKC gene encoding class III lanthionine synthetase LanKC; protein product: MDHISYVQADPDFYRPLYEAKDLGQSYEARCVPLSWDRKQMFFWSVYKPPKTTIATHGWKVHVSADLSRAQEVLDIAAAVCVRQNIAFKHLGTRAYFLMLHHKHAPRSQNGKFIAAYPPDEEASRRLMEELHAALPGETGPYILGDRRWRDSRVVSYRYGAFETIPVIQPDGSEQLMVPDGSGKLVPDVRGLSFTLPEGIEDPFAAQTRPLRHHTATSAPKPRSVSFEGIVFDRLLRHSNGGGAYLATVQETGEKVFVKEARAHSGLYPDGTSSPDHLAHENRILRALDTRVPGVAPRPVKFFRRWEHTYLVTELVRGVSLLEWVTNYHPMFTVSPDREYYQAYWDRCARIVEQVSESLERLHEAGFVFLDVSPRNVLVDDDDTARLIDFETAEEIGNPLSLFGTPGYFPTLPAGELDEVMRKDPTYCDRYGLAALARLLTFGMKTHVIQREPAALDHLGDLMHRDSGMPVPDVLRRKATEFIPVGAPTKLPSPDEVRSDPLDSLGRLRDATADAILAAATPEGRVVFPTVPRAYYAHPHAVVYGTAGVLHALRLAGRDVPDEVLSRFRREGLEGGATAAPGLHSGSAGIAWVLADHGMVEEANALLAEAERHPILTRVATLGEGAAGVALTHLALYGHDRDEAHLDAARRIRASIPSGPDISGSLETEGATGLLHGRVGIALLDHYLYTLLGDEEAKRNGLALLREEAAQADPYPGGGIGFRVSAEDQRLYPYLYRGSAGFASVAARYLPVADEDLARSVDEAMRATTIASTYYAGLYEGQSGLVFALCEHASLTGSATSRAAALKTAQALFCHAVSGGTGAHFHGEYLMRFSTELWSGSAGVLLALTRLLDDTQDAFFTLDGLTK
- a CDS encoding class III lanthipeptide, yielding MAANEMMEEVLALQLLESETPTHDRLAASGLCTSTSASTGCTGF
- a CDS encoding LLM class flavin-dependent oxidoreductase; translated protein: MLFSLFFVGQLSDPTPEREQQMLKDSVEQAVFAERMGFDRIWAVEHHGLEGYSHMSASEIFLTWVAARTERIRIGHGVVTMPFAYQHPVRVAERTAMLDVLSGGRLDVGAGNGASDQEMSLYGVDRENARAQVREALDILTGIWRSDHRFEWHGSLDIGPGAVLPRPVQRPHPPLFLACSREEAMRTAAKLGIGALVLGFGGPEMTRLRRAAYDAACAARTPEDLLSSTVNDHFAVVCPTIVLDDAEQARTIGLRGQQFFVESSRHWYGGGRPPEQDPAADGRAALERTRQEVLDELHAHGVPFRSEYVAAYNTDHPYGTADAAVKRVEELADAGADEVICLVQMGTVPHHVCMETIRQWGEKVIPHFRSGR
- the hppD gene encoding 4-hydroxyphenylpyruvate dioxygenase; its protein translation is MTETLHDTPGTARQADPFPVKGMDAVVFAVGNAKQAAHYYSTAFGMKLVAYSGPENGSRETASYVLTNGAARFVLTSVIKASTDRGRFLAEHVAEHGDGVVDLAIEVPDARKAYAYAVEHGATGIEEPYEVEDEHGTVVLAAIATYGKTRHTLVDRSRYTGPYLPGYVEASPIVEPPAKRTFQAIDHCVGNVELGKMNEWVAFYNKVMGFTNMKEFVGDDIATEYSALMSKVVADGTLKVKFPINEPAIAKKKSQIDEYLEFYGGAGVQHIALATNDIVATVRTMRAAGVQFLDTPDSYYDTLGEWAGETRVPVETLRELKILVDRDEDGYLLQIFTKPVQDRPTVFFELIERHGSMGFGKGNFKALFEAIEREQAKRGNL
- a CDS encoding S16 family serine protease — its product is MLSRLSRPRALLLCALPVLALLAAAAFAPLPFTIALPGSTADVLGAHKGRPVITISGAPVRKTSGQLRMTTILATAPRADIGLGEVVRAWFRSDRAVLPRDSVYPSGKSDREIEKHNLGQMRKSQNSAVTAALGHLGRSGEDVEVELHLADVGGPSAGLLFSLGIVDKLAGDGEGGDLTGGEVVAGTGTIDPDGRVGAVGGVSLKTQAAARDGATVFLVPKAECDDALATRPDGMRLIPVTTLKDAVTSLKALDDGARVPSC